The following are encoded together in the Capsulimonas corticalis genome:
- a CDS encoding alpha/beta fold hydrolase, with protein sequence MDRKPSFTEHFIPREQGRVYAREYKGAGPAFVLMHGFPDNLHIYDDLIPYLAAAGRRVVVFDFLGFGASDKLPGAVYSFPQQLGDLEAVAEALDLDRCIPVAHDSSGLAAINFTLAHPERVEALHILNSGYDDAFPILWPEMVTLFATKSLNALSGAIAQSPAQFGWLLGWQKNLFRYALPESQQAHFDEGVGALIADNFIQAPSSGPAFVQLASQFFEELARNTQRLPELKALDIPVKVIWGEFDPYITADVARDRASHFSHASLRLLPAGHWLQSDMPEEVAKEMLS encoded by the coding sequence ATGGACCGTAAACCTTCCTTCACTGAGCATTTTATTCCCCGGGAACAGGGAAGAGTCTATGCACGCGAGTACAAAGGCGCTGGCCCCGCCTTTGTGCTCATGCACGGCTTTCCCGACAATTTACACATCTACGACGATCTGATTCCCTATCTCGCCGCCGCCGGGCGGCGCGTTGTCGTGTTCGATTTTCTGGGCTTCGGCGCTTCCGACAAGCTTCCCGGCGCCGTTTACAGCTTTCCGCAACAGCTTGGCGACCTCGAAGCGGTGGCTGAGGCGCTGGACCTTGACCGATGCATCCCGGTCGCCCACGACTCGTCCGGGCTGGCGGCAATCAACTTTACTCTCGCTCATCCAGAGCGCGTCGAGGCGCTGCACATTCTCAATTCCGGTTATGACGATGCGTTTCCCATTCTCTGGCCGGAGATGGTGACGCTCTTTGCGACCAAAAGCCTGAATGCGCTGAGCGGCGCCATCGCGCAAAGCCCCGCGCAGTTCGGATGGCTGCTCGGATGGCAAAAGAATCTGTTTCGGTACGCGCTTCCGGAGAGCCAGCAGGCGCATTTCGACGAAGGCGTCGGGGCGCTCATTGCCGACAACTTCATTCAGGCGCCAAGCTCCGGCCCCGCCTTCGTGCAGTTGGCGTCTCAGTTTTTCGAAGAACTTGCGCGAAACACCCAGCGCCTGCCTGAACTAAAGGCGCTCGACATCCCAGTCAAGGTGATCTGGGGAGAGTTCGATCCTTACATCACTGCGGACGTCGCCCGGGACCGCGCGTCCCACTTTTCACACGCCTCACTGCGCCTATTGCCGGCGGGGCACTGGCTGCAATCAGATATGCCGGAAGAAGTCGCTAAGGAGATGCTTTCATGA
- a CDS encoding type II toxin-antitoxin system RelE/ParE family toxin produces the protein MTFSVEITASASDDIADVATFIAQDSEPSAAKWLAGLQTLIFSLQDNPGRFAVIPEAVELQIDYRFVLHHSHRIVFRIDDANRIVYVVRVYHGARNPLTNEDVSRE, from the coding sequence ATGACTTTTAGTGTCGAGATTACCGCTTCGGCCAGCGACGATATCGCTGACGTGGCGACGTTTATTGCCCAGGACTCCGAGCCGTCCGCCGCGAAGTGGCTTGCCGGCCTGCAAACCCTCATCTTCTCTCTGCAAGACAACCCCGGCAGATTTGCGGTTATTCCCGAAGCGGTAGAACTTCAAATAGATTATCGCTTCGTCCTTCACCACTCCCATCGCATCGTGTTTCGGATCGATGATGCAAACCGCATCGTATACGTTGTTCGTGTTTATCATGGCGCGCGAAACCCGCTTACGAATGAGGATGTTTCTCGCGAATAA
- a CDS encoding ABC transporter substrate-binding protein, producing the protein MYQRLFRCCINATVTILLAATLSGCRPAGNATPEAGGKTVINFWNGFTGPDGKTMGKMVAQFEQENPDVQVNMQLIPWGTYYDKLTLSLAYGGAPDVFIMQAARFSEYASFHTLKPLSGQYQSDKTPLGAQDFAPVPWRESYYQGVQYALPLDIHPIGLYYNTKLFRDAGIVDEHGDAKPPATLDEFLADAKKLTKDTTGNGRTDQWGFVITNEHSNWLTFAHQFGGDIVTPDGKHGAMSSPEALQATHLMCDLIYKDKVAPKPEGVDAWLALRQGKAAMAMEGIYMVQSLEEQKSLQFAGAPIPQFGPKQGVWGGTHLLCQPADISPAQSKAAWRLMRYISDHSLEWGKAGQIPARVAVERSTAFQALPVQAQFGKQVDYVVYDPQIPRANALNQFADPAIEAALLQLQTPEDAMRDADRRIDQLLKRP; encoded by the coding sequence ATGTATCAACGTCTTTTTCGCTGCTGTATCAATGCGACTGTTACCATTCTGCTGGCTGCGACGCTGAGCGGGTGCCGCCCGGCGGGAAACGCCACGCCCGAAGCCGGCGGCAAAACGGTGATCAATTTCTGGAATGGTTTTACCGGTCCGGACGGCAAGACCATGGGCAAAATGGTCGCCCAGTTCGAACAGGAAAATCCCGATGTCCAGGTCAACATGCAGCTGATCCCCTGGGGGACCTATTACGATAAGCTGACGCTGTCGCTGGCCTACGGGGGCGCGCCGGACGTCTTTATCATGCAGGCGGCGCGCTTTTCGGAGTACGCCTCGTTCCACACGCTCAAGCCGCTCTCCGGCCAATACCAGTCCGACAAGACGCCGCTCGGCGCTCAGGACTTCGCGCCGGTGCCGTGGCGTGAAAGCTACTACCAGGGCGTGCAGTACGCGCTGCCGCTCGACATCCATCCGATCGGGCTTTACTATAATACAAAGCTGTTTCGGGATGCGGGGATCGTGGATGAGCACGGCGACGCGAAGCCGCCCGCGACGCTGGACGAGTTTCTTGCCGACGCGAAGAAGCTCACGAAAGATACGACCGGCAATGGGCGCACCGATCAGTGGGGATTCGTCATTACCAATGAGCACTCCAACTGGCTGACTTTCGCGCACCAGTTCGGCGGCGATATCGTGACGCCGGACGGCAAGCACGGCGCGATGTCGTCGCCCGAGGCGCTCCAGGCGACCCATCTGATGTGCGACTTGATCTATAAAGACAAAGTCGCGCCGAAACCCGAAGGCGTCGACGCCTGGCTGGCGCTGCGCCAGGGCAAGGCGGCGATGGCGATGGAGGGCATCTATATGGTGCAGTCTCTGGAAGAGCAAAAGAGCCTCCAGTTCGCCGGCGCTCCCATTCCCCAGTTTGGGCCGAAGCAAGGCGTCTGGGGCGGAACGCATCTTCTCTGCCAGCCGGCGGACATCTCGCCGGCGCAGTCCAAGGCGGCGTGGCGATTAATGCGATATATCTCCGATCACAGCCTGGAGTGGGGCAAGGCCGGGCAGATCCCCGCGCGCGTCGCCGTCGAGCGGTCGACGGCGTTCCAGGCGCTTCCCGTACAGGCCCAGTTCGGCAAACAAGTGGACTATGTCGTCTATGACCCACAGATCCCGCGGGCGAACGCCCTGAACCAATTCGCCGATCCCGCCATTGAGGCCGCGCTGCTGCAATTGCAAACGCCGGAAGACGCCATGCGCGACGCGGATCGCCGCATCGACCAGCTCCTGAAACGACCATGA
- a CDS encoding SDR family NAD(P)-dependent oxidoreductase, with the protein MNIHGSVALVTGAHGGIGRAFVAELLKRGAAKVYITARDPASLSALLESGDHRLVPLTLDVTDPAQVAAAAVAASDVTLLINNAGYAAFEGAISAPDLTYARQEMEVNYFGPLAMTRAFAPVLAASGGGAILNMLSMVSLVSLPVAATYSASKAAFLSVTRSIRAELTAQGTPVVGILAVQTETEMGAKLPEPRLTPEEVVSDALDAVQAGANEEIAAGALSRNAYNAFTADPKALQAKMSTRLPQAVRPAK; encoded by the coding sequence ATGAATATCCACGGATCTGTTGCGCTTGTCACCGGCGCCCACGGCGGCATCGGGCGCGCTTTTGTCGCCGAACTGCTGAAGCGGGGCGCGGCGAAAGTCTACATTACGGCGCGCGACCCCGCCTCGCTCTCGGCTTTGCTGGAGAGCGGGGACCATCGTCTAGTGCCGCTGACGCTGGATGTGACCGATCCCGCGCAAGTCGCCGCCGCAGCTGTCGCCGCGTCGGATGTGACGCTTCTCATCAACAACGCCGGCTACGCCGCCTTCGAAGGCGCGATCTCGGCGCCCGACCTGACATACGCGCGCCAGGAGATGGAGGTCAACTACTTCGGCCCCCTCGCGATGACGCGCGCTTTCGCCCCGGTCCTCGCGGCGTCGGGCGGCGGCGCCATCCTCAACATGCTCTCGATGGTGTCCCTGGTGAGCCTGCCCGTGGCGGCGACGTATTCTGCATCCAAGGCGGCGTTTCTGTCCGTCACACGGAGCATCCGGGCCGAACTGACGGCGCAGGGAACGCCGGTTGTCGGCATCCTGGCGGTTCAAACGGAAACGGAGATGGGCGCAAAACTGCCCGAGCCTCGCCTCACACCGGAGGAAGTCGTCTCCGACGCCCTGGATGCAGTCCAGGCCGGCGCCAACGAAGAGATCGCCGCCGGCGCTCTCTCCCGCAACGCCTACAATGCCTTCACGGCGGACCCCAAGGCGCTTCAAGCCAAGATGTCCACCCGCCTGCCCCAGGCAGTCCGACCCGCAAAATAA
- a CDS encoding alpha/beta fold hydrolase, giving the protein MDTITMKDGAKIYYKDWGTGRPVVFCHGWPLSADAWDAQMLFLANHGYRVIAHDRRGHGRSSQTFTGNDMDTYADDLSTLIETLDLKDITLVGHSTGGGEVARYVGRHASPRIAKAVLISAVTPMMLKTDDNPEGAPREIFDGIRAGVLADRAQFYHDFSMPFYGYNKPDAKISQGVRDSFWQQGMMGSLASQYQCIKAFSETDFRGDLAKFTFPTLVMQGDGDQIVPITVGSLRTAKLVKGATLKVFPGAPHGLCTTLADQVNAELLAFIQA; this is encoded by the coding sequence ATGGACACGATCACGATGAAAGACGGCGCGAAGATCTACTACAAAGACTGGGGAACGGGCCGCCCCGTCGTCTTTTGCCACGGCTGGCCTTTGAGCGCCGACGCTTGGGACGCCCAGATGCTGTTTCTCGCGAACCACGGTTATCGGGTCATCGCCCACGATCGGCGCGGTCATGGGCGCTCCAGCCAGACATTTACCGGCAATGACATGGATACATACGCCGATGATCTTTCCACACTGATCGAAACGCTCGATCTGAAGGACATCACGCTGGTCGGCCACTCCACCGGCGGCGGGGAGGTGGCGCGCTATGTCGGCCGCCACGCCTCGCCGCGCATTGCCAAAGCCGTTTTGATCTCCGCAGTCACCCCGATGATGCTTAAGACCGACGACAATCCGGAAGGCGCGCCGCGGGAAATATTCGACGGAATCCGCGCCGGGGTGCTGGCCGACCGGGCGCAGTTTTACCATGACTTCAGCATGCCGTTCTATGGCTACAACAAGCCGGACGCTAAGATTTCGCAAGGCGTCCGCGACTCGTTCTGGCAACAGGGAATGATGGGGTCGCTCGCCAGCCAATATCAGTGCATCAAGGCGTTCTCCGAGACCGACTTCCGGGGAGATCTGGCGAAGTTCACCTTTCCCACGCTCGTCATGCAGGGCGATGGCGACCAGATCGTTCCGATCACGGTGGGATCCCTGCGGACGGCGAAGCTTGTGAAGGGCGCAACCCTCAAGGTTTTCCCGGGCGCGCCGCATGGCCTGTGCACCACGCTGGCCGATCAAGTCAACGCCGAGCTTCTGGCGTTTATCCAGGCCTGA
- a CDS encoding type II toxin-antitoxin system Phd/YefM family antitoxin, with translation MANLVNSYSLTDFQRHARTYIENINETHEPMLLTVNGKVQAVLVDPVTYQETEAKLEQARFIAAIRAGEQAIQEGRTRSAEEVFADLKAKYDF, from the coding sequence ATGGCGAACCTGGTTAACTCATATTCCCTGACGGACTTTCAGCGCCACGCTCGAACGTATATCGAAAATATTAATGAGACCCACGAACCCATGCTCCTTACCGTCAACGGCAAGGTGCAGGCGGTATTGGTGGATCCTGTGACGTATCAGGAGACTGAGGCGAAACTGGAGCAAGCCCGGTTCATTGCCGCAATCCGCGCGGGTGAGCAGGCCATTCAGGAAGGCCGAACGCGTTCCGCAGAAGAAGTGTTCGCCGATCTGAAGGCCAAATATGACTTTTAG
- a CDS encoding substrate-binding domain-containing protein, translating to MNNQSSKASIDKIVEEKVRGLVLQMSGQRLPSERDLAEQLQISRPRLRTILASLRAEGLIEQKIGSGTYALSPDKTQLHRVAVLIDERLKLGSDPFVSYLFECLQDNLQSEGARCMIERVGAGGGPYRLEDGAITLGLAGQKIVDDLRPSDPPVVGLLMSPDMRPRRRASIFMLEDKQAGADAAEFLARRGCRRIVYVGRHDIPSSQDRWSGCQEFCAGAEIALSFVDSHLSYAAGLKLGLEWSLPETGEQTGVIVTNDWLAVGFRAGLRQHSSRDSESLMIVSFDGLPIVADKALDIHSLAIPIQAMARDAVAELRNLGSSPISVGRLVRYPLAWFSDNTSAPATGDGAEIGAA from the coding sequence ATGAATAACCAGTCATCGAAAGCCAGTATCGATAAAATCGTCGAGGAAAAGGTGCGCGGCCTTGTCCTGCAAATGTCCGGCCAGCGGCTTCCCAGCGAGCGAGACCTCGCGGAGCAGCTTCAGATCTCCCGTCCCCGGCTGCGCACGATTCTGGCGAGCCTGCGCGCCGAAGGATTGATCGAGCAGAAGATCGGCAGCGGCACGTATGCGCTGTCGCCGGATAAGACGCAGCTGCATCGCGTCGCGGTGCTGATCGACGAGCGGCTCAAGCTTGGCAGCGACCCCTTTGTCTCGTATCTCTTCGAATGTCTCCAGGACAATCTGCAATCCGAAGGCGCGCGCTGCATGATCGAGCGCGTCGGGGCGGGCGGCGGACCGTATCGCCTGGAGGACGGCGCCATCACCCTGGGACTGGCGGGGCAGAAGATCGTGGACGATCTGCGCCCGAGCGATCCACCGGTCGTCGGCCTTCTGATGAGTCCGGACATGCGTCCCCGCCGCCGGGCCAGCATCTTCATGCTGGAGGACAAGCAGGCCGGCGCCGACGCCGCCGAGTTCCTGGCGCGCCGCGGCTGCCGCCGGATCGTCTATGTGGGCCGTCACGACATTCCCTCGTCTCAGGATCGCTGGAGCGGCTGCCAGGAGTTCTGCGCGGGCGCGGAGATCGCGCTGTCGTTTGTGGACAGCCACCTGAGCTATGCGGCGGGCTTGAAGCTTGGCCTGGAGTGGAGCCTGCCGGAGACCGGCGAGCAAACCGGAGTGATCGTGACCAACGACTGGCTCGCGGTCGGCTTCCGGGCCGGCCTGCGCCAGCACTCCTCCCGCGATTCCGAATCCCTGATGATCGTCAGCTTCGACGGACTCCCGATCGTCGCGGACAAGGCGCTCGACATCCACTCGCTCGCCATCCCCATCCAGGCGATGGCCCGCGACGCCGTCGCCGAGCTGCGCAATCTGGGAAGCTCCCCCATCTCCGTCGGCCGCCTGGTCCGCTACCCGCTGGCGTGGTTCAGCGACAATACCAGCGCGCCGGCCACGGGAGACGGAGCGGAGATAGGCGCGGCGTAG
- a CDS encoding AfsR/SARP family transcriptional regulator yields MAMNALETDTTPLTLTFFGPMQVLVEGRLLPPQRSRKTLWVLALLALRRDCAVERAWLTEALWPDAYPDQAAVNLNPILSDLRRTLGVEARRLQTPSRHTLRLDLEGAVVDLVEFDAALISQKPGSLERAVSLYTGPLLEGCLEEWASQERNAREQDCLRALQTLAQMALTAGNYGGAADYFRRATRISPQWEAAQRGLMQALSQSGDGNAAMDVYRSFLRLLRRDDPQAAPDKETITLYTSLRAEAQKRASQTAAPAAKAASNSKAAGPEATGARVTGYLPHPLTNIIGREDEREELAALLRRSRLVTITGSGGIGKTRLAIEAAKHAAPEHPDGVWLVGLDALTDKTMLSRQIAAVFGLKEETNELYLDTVIRHIRHKQLLLVLDNCEHLLDASAQTAGALLQECAGLRLLTTSREALGVTGEAVWVTPALSTPDPAHLPTVPSTLVRVLAGYESVQLFVDRAWSQQKERALTPDNAQAVAHLCARMEGIPLAIELAAARARSLTVQQISARLDDQMGLLTGGNRAAHSRQQTLRATLDWSYALLSPAEQRLLACVSVFSGGWSLEAAEGVCSDKNTPASQILDLLTSLVDKSLVVFDATQADCGRFRLLEMVRQYAASRLAESGRENIVRGRHRNWFLKIAEEADLPTVEGAELEQALRRLEGDYDNLRSALAGYEQDAKGTQAGLRLAGALWRFWSNRHFYREGRAFLHRALSRESVPSMTKARGVALKGAGILAVRQSDYVSARTHHEQSLIVFRALNDRKDASRALDYLNDVAHLQGDAAAAQTYYEEARAYFAQSLNIARETGDPAEIAGELRALAMLIYNHDHGRVVRQDIDEARALFEESLLIYQALGDKSRSAMQLNGMATMFHLQGDYVSAQKYYEQSLILYREINAKTGIAMELNSLGVLAYNQGEYDAARAYYEEGLAISCELDDKWWMARSYRCLFLVYKKQEDYSLARAFQEQEILLRRELGDQAGLATGLEGMASLMQRECDFSEAARMWGAAQQLRESVHAPLPTRQQEDYSREVEQARSAFGEERFAAAWAEGQAMGWEQAGAFPTD; encoded by the coding sequence ATGGCTATGAACGCGCTGGAGACCGACACGACTCCGCTGACCCTGACATTTTTCGGTCCGATGCAGGTGCTTGTGGAGGGACGCCTTCTGCCGCCGCAGCGCTCCCGCAAGACACTGTGGGTGCTGGCGTTGTTGGCGCTGCGGCGCGACTGCGCCGTCGAGCGCGCCTGGCTGACCGAGGCGCTCTGGCCGGACGCCTATCCAGATCAGGCCGCCGTCAACCTCAATCCCATCCTAAGCGATCTGCGCCGGACGCTGGGAGTCGAGGCCCGGCGCCTGCAAACGCCAAGCCGCCACACCCTCCGCCTGGATCTTGAAGGGGCAGTCGTAGATTTGGTGGAGTTCGATGCGGCGCTGATCAGCCAAAAACCAGGGTCGCTGGAGCGAGCAGTGTCCCTCTACACAGGCCCGTTGCTGGAGGGCTGTCTGGAGGAATGGGCGTCCCAGGAACGAAATGCGCGGGAGCAGGATTGTCTGCGGGCGCTGCAAACCCTGGCGCAGATGGCGCTGACGGCGGGGAATTATGGCGGCGCGGCCGATTATTTCCGACGAGCGACACGCATTAGCCCCCAATGGGAGGCCGCCCAGCGAGGATTGATGCAGGCGCTTTCGCAGAGCGGAGACGGCAACGCCGCCATGGATGTCTACCGATCTTTTCTGCGTCTTCTGCGCAGGGACGATCCACAGGCGGCTCCCGACAAAGAAACCATCACACTCTATACATCACTGCGGGCCGAGGCGCAAAAGCGCGCTTCCCAAACCGCCGCGCCAGCCGCCAAAGCCGCATCCAATTCGAAAGCAGCTGGCCCGGAAGCGACCGGCGCGAGAGTGACGGGATATCTGCCCCACCCTCTCACGAACATCATCGGACGCGAGGACGAGCGAGAGGAGCTCGCCGCACTGCTGCGCCGCTCTCGACTGGTGACGATTACCGGATCCGGCGGCATTGGCAAGACGCGGCTGGCGATTGAGGCGGCCAAGCACGCGGCGCCCGAGCATCCCGATGGCGTATGGCTGGTCGGCCTTGATGCTTTGACGGATAAAACGATGCTGTCGCGTCAGATCGCGGCAGTCTTTGGTCTGAAAGAAGAAACCAACGAGCTCTATCTGGATACCGTAATCCGCCACATCCGTCATAAGCAGTTGTTGCTGGTGCTGGACAACTGCGAACACCTGCTGGATGCGAGCGCGCAGACAGCGGGAGCCCTTCTCCAAGAGTGCGCGGGGCTGCGCCTCTTAACAACCAGTCGTGAGGCGCTGGGAGTGACTGGGGAGGCAGTGTGGGTGACGCCTGCCCTTTCCACACCGGATCCCGCGCATCTGCCGACAGTTCCCTCAACACTCGTGCGTGTTCTGGCGGGCTACGAGAGCGTGCAGCTTTTTGTGGACCGAGCCTGGAGCCAGCAGAAGGAGCGCGCCCTGACCCCGGACAATGCGCAAGCGGTGGCTCATCTCTGCGCCCGCATGGAGGGCATTCCGCTCGCGATCGAACTTGCCGCCGCCCGCGCCCGATCGCTGACGGTTCAGCAAATCTCGGCGCGCTTGGATGATCAGATGGGGCTTCTGACTGGCGGAAATCGGGCGGCTCATTCTCGTCAGCAGACGTTGCGAGCGACGCTCGACTGGTCTTATGCGCTGCTCAGTCCCGCAGAGCAGCGTTTGCTGGCGTGCGTTTCTGTCTTCTCCGGCGGCTGGAGTTTGGAGGCGGCGGAGGGCGTCTGTTCGGATAAGAATACACCGGCCAGTCAGATTCTGGACCTGCTGACATCGCTGGTCGACAAATCATTGGTGGTCTTCGACGCCACGCAGGCAGACTGCGGCCGCTTTCGCCTGCTGGAGATGGTGCGCCAGTATGCGGCTTCACGGCTTGCGGAAAGCGGGCGAGAGAATATCGTTCGCGGCAGACATCGAAATTGGTTTCTGAAGATTGCGGAAGAGGCCGATCTGCCGACGGTTGAGGGGGCCGAATTGGAGCAAGCCCTGCGGCGCCTGGAGGGAGACTACGACAACTTGCGGTCGGCGCTCGCGGGGTATGAACAGGATGCAAAGGGGACGCAGGCCGGCCTGCGTCTGGCGGGAGCGCTCTGGCGTTTCTGGTCTAATCGCCACTTCTATCGGGAGGGAAGAGCGTTTCTGCATCGAGCGCTATCACGCGAGAGCGTTCCCAGCATGACGAAGGCGCGAGGAGTGGCGCTCAAAGGCGCAGGGATTCTCGCTGTCCGTCAATCGGATTACGTCTCAGCGAGAACGCATCACGAGCAGAGTCTGATCGTTTTTCGCGCGTTGAACGACAGAAAGGACGCGAGCAGAGCGCTCGACTATCTGAATGATGTGGCTCATTTGCAAGGCGACGCAGCCGCAGCGCAGACATACTACGAGGAAGCGCGGGCGTATTTTGCACAAAGCCTGAACATTGCTCGGGAGACAGGCGATCCCGCGGAAATCGCGGGAGAACTCAGGGCTCTGGCGATGCTGATCTACAATCACGATCATGGCAGAGTCGTGCGGCAGGATATTGATGAGGCGCGGGCGTTATTTGAAGAATCCCTGCTCATCTATCAGGCGTTGGGCGATAAGAGCAGAAGCGCGATGCAGCTCAACGGCATGGCAACGATGTTTCATCTTCAAGGCGATTATGTCTCGGCCCAGAAGTACTACGAGCAGAGTCTCATCCTCTATCGAGAGATCAACGCCAAGACGGGGATTGCCATGGAGCTCAACAGCCTGGGCGTGCTGGCTTATAATCAAGGCGAATACGATGCGGCCCGGGCATACTATGAAGAAGGCCTCGCCATTTCTTGCGAATTGGATGATAAGTGGTGGATGGCTCGTTCTTACCGGTGTTTGTTTCTTGTCTATAAGAAGCAGGAAGATTACTCTTTGGCGCGGGCGTTTCAGGAGCAGGAGATTCTCCTGCGCAGAGAGTTGGGAGATCAGGCAGGCCTGGCGACGGGGCTGGAGGGAATGGCTTCCCTCATGCAGAGGGAGTGCGACTTTTCAGAAGCCGCGCGTATGTGGGGAGCAGCGCAGCAGTTGCGAGAAAGTGTTCATGCGCCCTTGCCCACTCGCCAGCAGGAGGATTACTCCCGCGAGGTCGAGCAAGCGCGGTCCGCGTTTGGCGAGGAGCGTTTTGCCGCCGCCTGGGCCGAAGGGCAGGCGATGGGATGGGAGCAGGCGGGCGCGTTTCCCACAGACTGA
- a CDS encoding carbohydrate ABC transporter permease, producing MSITIKSTSLSSAKPAAVSRAAAPAAAPRRDDRWSGWLFALPHFLLFLVFLLAPTLFGLYLSLHNWHVLAKHHPFVGLANYQSALSDDIFWLALRNTAYFVILAVPAGNLVSLLLALGLAGVKRFATFYKVAFYLPVVISIAVVAVLWQWLFNTQVGLLNLYLDAAVTGLRHLGLPLAPFEPIPWLSNPHMAMPSIALMSIWWGAGGNMILYLAGINNIAPDYYEAATIDGANGWQRFWAITWPLLKPTTLFCLVFSVLGAFQVFGQSYVLYGGASGPGRAALTMVLYMYQQGFSQYEIGYGAAIAYLLFAVVLMLTGIQFWLFSGRKAKD from the coding sequence ATGAGCATCACCATCAAATCCACATCGCTCAGCTCGGCCAAGCCGGCGGCCGTCTCTCGCGCCGCCGCGCCGGCGGCCGCTCCTCGCCGCGACGACCGCTGGAGCGGCTGGCTCTTCGCCCTGCCGCACTTCCTGCTGTTTCTCGTGTTCCTGCTCGCGCCGACCCTTTTTGGTCTGTACCTGTCGCTGCACAACTGGCACGTGCTGGCGAAGCATCATCCCTTTGTCGGACTTGCGAACTATCAATCGGCGCTTTCCGACGATATCTTCTGGCTGGCGCTGCGCAACACGGCCTACTTCGTCATTCTGGCTGTGCCGGCCGGCAATCTGGTCTCGCTGCTGCTGGCGCTCGGGCTTGCCGGGGTGAAACGCTTCGCCACATTCTATAAAGTGGCGTTCTATCTGCCGGTCGTCATCTCCATCGCCGTCGTCGCGGTGCTCTGGCAGTGGCTGTTCAACACCCAGGTCGGCCTGCTCAACCTTTATCTGGACGCCGCCGTGACCGGCCTGCGTCATCTTGGCTTGCCGCTAGCGCCGTTCGAGCCGATCCCCTGGCTTTCCAACCCGCACATGGCGATGCCGTCGATCGCCTTGATGTCGATCTGGTGGGGCGCCGGCGGTAATATGATCCTGTACCTCGCCGGCATCAACAACATCGCCCCGGATTACTATGAGGCGGCGACCATCGACGGCGCGAACGGCTGGCAGCGCTTCTGGGCGATCACCTGGCCGCTGCTGAAGCCGACGACCTTGTTCTGCCTGGTCTTCTCCGTGCTCGGGGCCTTCCAGGTCTTCGGCCAGTCTTATGTGCTCTATGGCGGCGCTTCCGGCCCAGGCCGCGCGGCGCTGACCATGGTGCTCTATATGTACCAGCAGGGCTTCAGCCAGTACGAGATCGGCTACGGCGCCGCGATTGCGTACCTGCTGTTCGCGGTCGTCCTGATGCTCACGGGCATCCAATTCTGGCTGTTCTCCGGCCGGAAGGCGAAAGACTGA
- a CDS encoding carbohydrate ABC transporter permease has product MARFLGQTQIVLHAILLLIAFLFVAPLIWMVTTSLKAPEDIINGLGAMRWLPHPATLANFHQVLTNVQEFPVWRWTGNSLFISLATTLLIVVVDSLAAFSYSRLSWKGRDKIFAMLVATMMVPGQVLLIPTYLLIRNLQWFDTYWALIIPAASSAFGVFLLRQFFMTIPKELEEAARLDGCGPLGVFRHVILPLSKPAIATLAIFTFMGTWNAFEGPLIFTNSQEMRTLPIGITIFQGHYNAEYGPLMAAATLAAIPILIAFLMFQKHIIKGISLTGLAGR; this is encoded by the coding sequence ATGGCGAGATTTTTAGGCCAAACGCAGATCGTGCTTCACGCGATCCTCCTGCTGATCGCCTTCCTGTTTGTCGCTCCGCTGATCTGGATGGTGACGACATCGCTGAAGGCCCCCGAAGATATCATCAACGGCTTGGGCGCGATGCGCTGGCTTCCGCATCCGGCGACGCTGGCGAACTTCCACCAGGTTCTGACGAACGTGCAGGAGTTTCCCGTTTGGCGCTGGACCGGCAATAGCCTGTTCATCTCGCTCGCGACGACGCTGCTGATCGTCGTGGTCGATTCGCTCGCCGCCTTCTCCTACTCGCGCCTCTCCTGGAAAGGGCGAGATAAGATCTTCGCGATGCTGGTCGCGACGATGATGGTCCCGGGCCAGGTCCTTCTGATCCCGACCTATCTGCTGATCCGCAACCTGCAATGGTTCGACACCTACTGGGCGCTGATCATCCCCGCCGCCAGCAGCGCCTTCGGCGTCTTTCTGCTGCGCCAATTCTTTATGACGATCCCGAAAGAGCTGGAAGAAGCCGCGCGTCTCGACGGCTGCGGCCCGCTCGGCGTCTTCCGGCACGTGATCTTGCCGCTCTCCAAGCCCGCGATCGCCACCCTCGCCATCTTCACCTTCATGGGGACCTGGAACGCCTTCGAAGGCCCGCTGATCTTCACGAACAGCCAGGAGATGCGCACGCTGCCGATCGGCATCACCATCTTCCAGGGCCACTACAACGCCGAATACGGCCCGCTGATGGCCGCCGCCACCCTGGCCGCGATCCCGATCCTGATCGCCTTCTTGATGTTCCAGAAGCACATCATCAAGGGGATTTCCCTGACGGGGCTCGCGGGGCGGTAA